The Lutibacter sp. Hel_I_33_5 genome has a window encoding:
- a CDS encoding tol-pal system YbgF family protein — MATYKKRGAKPKDKKGQNQIDESQFETAEVFNTLDETASKSEQWIEKNSKPLFTGLLVVVGLFLAFLAYNKYVVEPKESEAANELAFPRKYFDEALTAGTDVDSLFNLGLEGADGKYGFVDIAESFSGTKAGNLANYYAGVSYLKMKQYEKAIEYLSNFSSDDQLLGPTALGAIGDAFADINQPEDALGYYEDAANKKKNDFTTPLFLYKAAQTAMQLKKYSKAESLYTRIKEDFAKSDQGKDIDKYINSAKYAE, encoded by the coding sequence ATGGCTACTTACAAGAAAAGAGGTGCTAAACCTAAAGATAAAAAAGGACAAAATCAGATAGATGAGTCTCAATTCGAAACTGCAGAAGTTTTTAACACTTTAGACGAAACTGCTTCTAAATCTGAACAATGGATAGAAAAAAACAGTAAACCTTTATTTACTGGGTTACTTGTTGTTGTTGGATTATTTTTAGCTTTTTTAGCATATAATAAATACGTTGTTGAACCTAAAGAAAGTGAAGCTGCAAACGAATTAGCCTTTCCAAGAAAATACTTTGATGAAGCTTTAACAGCAGGTACAGATGTAGATTCTTTATTTAATTTAGGATTAGAAGGTGCAGACGGAAAATATGGTTTTGTAGACATCGCTGAATCTTTTAGCGGAACGAAAGCTGGAAATTTAGCGAACTATTATGCAGGTGTTTCATATTTAAAAATGAAGCAGTATGAAAAAGCAATCGAGTATTTAAGTAATTTTTCTTCGGATGATCAATTATTAGGCCCTACTGCTTTAGGTGCAATTGGAGATGCGTTTGCAGATATCAATCAACCAGAAGATGCATTAGGATATTATGAAGATGCTGCAAATAAAAAGAAGAACGATTTTACTACGCCGTTATTTTTATACAAAGCTGCACAAACAGCAATGCAATTAAAAAAATACAGTAAAGCAGAAAGTTTATATACTAGAATTAAAGAAGATTTTGCTAAATCTGATCAAGGAAAAGATATAGACAAGTACATCAATAGTGCTAAATATGCTGAATAA
- the ribH gene encoding 6,7-dimethyl-8-ribityllumazine synthase — protein MATTNLSYYDKTTIPNAKPFRFGIVVSEWNPEITNNLQQGAIDTLLDCGALKENITSWNVPGSFELVFGCKKMIKTQNLDAVIAIGNVIQGETKHFDFVCEGVTQGIVDLNIKYDVPVIFCVLTDNTKQQSIDRSGGKLGNKGIECAVAAIKMAAIKNSGSKGVSIGF, from the coding sequence ATGGCAACAACTAATTTATCATATTACGATAAGACAACAATCCCAAATGCGAAACCTTTTCGATTTGGGATTGTTGTTTCTGAGTGGAATCCAGAAATAACCAATAACTTACAACAAGGCGCAATTGACACTTTATTAGATTGCGGCGCTTTAAAAGAAAATATTACTTCTTGGAATGTTCCTGGTAGTTTTGAGCTTGTTTTTGGTTGTAAAAAAATGATTAAAACTCAAAACCTTGACGCTGTTATTGCTATTGGAAATGTAATACAAGGAGAAACAAAACATTTCGATTTTGTTTGCGAAGGAGTCACTCAAGGTATTGTAGATCTTAATATTAAGTACGATGTTCCTGTTATTTTCTGTGTGCTTACAGACAATACAAAACAGCAATCTATCGATAGATCTGGTGGTAAACTTGGTAATAAAGGTATTGAATGTGCTGTAGCTGCTATAAAAATGGCTGCTATAAAAAATAGTGGATCAAAAGGAGTTAGTATCGGTTTCTAA
- a CDS encoding riboflavin synthase subunit beta: MGIFKKKINKFDYQPRYYKGDNPYKFDHKFDEFRTTVNTDRSLKGKFVNAIDEFKDSENGGVNKTILIIICILVLIFLFIIDFDLSIFLGN; this comes from the coding sequence ATGGGAATTTTTAAAAAGAAAATTAATAAGTTCGATTACCAACCTAGATATTATAAAGGTGATAACCCTTATAAATTTGATCACAAGTTTGATGAATTTAGAACTACTGTAAATACAGATAGGAGTTTAAAAGGGAAATTTGTAAATGCTATTGATGAATTTAAAGATTCAGAGAATGGTGGTGTAAATAAAACAATCTTAATCATCATCTGTATATTAGTTTTAATTTTTCTATTTATTATCGATTTCGATTTATCAATTTTTTTAGGTAATTAA
- the mutL gene encoding DNA mismatch repair endonuclease MutL, with product MSDIIQLLPDHVANQIAAGEVVQRPASVVKELLENAIDAGATSIKLLLKDAGKTLIQVIDNGIGMSGTDARLSFERHATSKIKSAEDLFNLSTKGFRGEALASIAAIAHVELKTKQESEELGTQLKIEGSKVISQEVVSTSKGTSIAVKNLFYNIPARRNFLKSDTIETRHIIDEFQRVALAHPNIAFLLHHNNNEVYHLKESNCRKRIIGIFGAKMNEKLVPIDEKTDIISIEGFVAKPEFAKKKRGEQFFFVNDRFIKSSYLNHAVVNAFDGLLDTNHHPSYFLYLTVPPNTIDINIHPTKTEIKFDNEKALYAIIRATIKHSLGQYNVAPVLDFNRDATLDTPYSFKQQKVTTPKITVDPSYNPFKNDDKEVYHQQNYKKDIGSWDVLYSNIEPEVKTEQAELFENKTITEAKKTIQIQHKYLLSAIKSGVVLINQSLAHQRVLYERFLKSITVSEANSQQLLFPVKISFSSQEIETIYTIKSELENAGFVFEEFTKESITVRGIPTSILESQITQILEQLLNDINLDIPEASFSHFDVMAKSFAKTLCIKTGAVLSEKEQENLVNDLFSCKEPNTSPFGKNTFKTLTIKEIDAIFSH from the coding sequence ATGTCAGATATCATTCAACTTTTACCAGATCATGTAGCCAATCAAATTGCTGCTGGAGAAGTAGTACAAAGACCTGCATCTGTGGTAAAAGAATTACTAGAAAACGCTATTGATGCTGGTGCAACCTCAATAAAACTCTTATTAAAAGACGCTGGTAAAACATTAATTCAGGTGATAGATAACGGTATTGGTATGAGTGGTACCGATGCAAGATTATCTTTTGAACGTCATGCGACTTCTAAAATAAAAAGTGCAGAAGATCTTTTTAATTTAAGCACAAAAGGTTTTCGTGGCGAAGCATTAGCTTCTATTGCTGCGATTGCTCATGTTGAATTAAAAACCAAACAAGAATCTGAAGAATTAGGCACACAACTTAAAATTGAAGGTAGTAAAGTAATTTCTCAAGAAGTTGTTTCTACATCAAAAGGGACAAGCATTGCTGTAAAAAACTTGTTTTATAATATTCCAGCTCGAAGAAATTTTCTGAAATCAGACACCATTGAAACTCGACATATAATTGACGAATTTCAACGTGTCGCTTTAGCACATCCAAATATTGCTTTTTTATTACATCATAATAATAATGAGGTGTATCATTTAAAAGAAAGTAATTGTAGAAAAAGAATCATCGGGATTTTTGGTGCTAAAATGAATGAAAAATTAGTGCCAATTGATGAAAAAACAGACATTATTTCTATTGAAGGTTTTGTAGCTAAACCTGAATTCGCAAAGAAAAAAAGAGGCGAACAATTCTTTTTTGTAAATGATCGTTTTATAAAAAGTTCGTATTTAAACCATGCAGTTGTAAATGCTTTTGATGGTTTATTAGACACCAATCATCACCCCTCCTATTTTTTATACTTAACGGTACCGCCAAATACTATTGACATTAATATTCACCCTACAAAAACAGAAATTAAGTTTGATAACGAAAAAGCCTTGTATGCAATTATAAGAGCAACAATTAAACATAGTTTGGGACAATATAATGTTGCGCCAGTTTTAGATTTTAATAGAGATGCCACGTTAGACACACCATATAGCTTTAAGCAACAAAAAGTTACGACGCCAAAAATTACGGTAGATCCTTCGTACAATCCTTTTAAAAATGATGATAAAGAAGTCTATCATCAACAAAATTATAAAAAAGATATTGGCTCTTGGGATGTTTTATATAGCAATATTGAGCCTGAAGTTAAAACAGAACAAGCAGAACTTTTTGAGAATAAAACGATTACAGAAGCTAAAAAAACAATTCAGATTCAACATAAGTATTTATTAAGTGCTATAAAATCGGGTGTTGTTTTAATCAATCAATCGTTAGCACATCAACGGGTTTTGTATGAGCGATTTTTAAAAAGTATTACGGTTAGTGAAGCCAATAGTCAACAATTATTGTTTCCTGTAAAAATTTCGTTTTCATCACAAGAGATAGAAACAATCTATACGATAAAGTCAGAATTAGAAAACGCAGGTTTTGTTTTTGAAGAATTTACCAAAGAATCGATTACTGTTAGAGGCATTCCAACCTCAATTTTAGAAAGTCAGATTACACAAATTTTAGAACAACTATTAAACGATATAAATTTAGACATTCCAGAAGCAAGTTTTAGTCATTTTGATGTAATGGCAAAATCATTTGCAAAAACATTATGCATTAAAACTGGAGCGGTATTATCAGAAAAAGAGCAAGAAAATTTAGTAAACGACTTATTTTCTTGTAAAGAACCAAATACTTCTCCTTTTGGGAAAAATACTTTTAAAACATTAACAATTAAAGAAATAGACGCAATTTTTAGTCATTAA
- a CDS encoding rhomboid family intramembrane serine protease, with the protein MNTKLTEAIKHLIIVNVILFVAPQLLKMDFTNILALHFPQNEHFGFWQYVTHMFMHGSFPHLLFNMYGLWAFGTPLEKMWGRNKFLFFYFSVGIGAGLIYSLVNYYQFNGVYQQLVELGLSSTEIQHILNSGQYNDSIIPLSNKEMSEFYSLYHTPAVGASGAVYGVLVAFGMYFKDAKLALIFLPIPIAAKYFIPLILVGDLFFGMTRYSIGNIAHFAHIGGALIGFLLAWYWKNNQFKRWN; encoded by the coding sequence ATGAATACAAAACTTACAGAAGCCATAAAACATTTAATAATTGTTAATGTTATTTTATTTGTTGCGCCGCAACTTTTAAAAATGGATTTCACCAACATTCTAGCATTACATTTTCCACAAAACGAACATTTTGGTTTTTGGCAATATGTAACGCATATGTTTATGCATGGTAGTTTTCCACATCTTTTATTTAACATGTATGGCTTATGGGCATTTGGGACGCCTCTGGAGAAAATGTGGGGAAGGAATAAGTTTTTATTCTTCTACTTTTCAGTAGGAATTGGAGCTGGACTAATTTATAGTTTGGTAAATTATTATCAATTTAATGGAGTATACCAGCAACTTGTAGAGTTAGGATTATCTTCAACTGAAATTCAACATATTTTAAATTCTGGGCAATATAATGATAGTATAATTCCGCTTTCAAATAAAGAAATGAGTGAATTTTATAGTTTATATCATACACCTGCCGTTGGTGCATCTGGAGCAGTTTATGGTGTGTTAGTTGCCTTTGGAATGTATTTTAAAGATGCTAAATTGGCATTAATATTTTTACCGATTCCTATAGCAGCAAAATACTTTATTCCTTTAATTTTAGTAGGAGATTTGTTTTTTGGTATGACACGTTATTCTATTGGTAACATTGCACATTTTGCACATATAGGTGGAGCTTTAATAGGTTTTCTATTAGCTTGGTACTGGAAAAATAATCAATTTAAACGCTGGAATTAA
- a CDS encoding rhomboid family intramembrane serine protease: protein MDILENIKIRFKKANIVEQLIYINLGVFFIVFLFNTFGFLFNVNSNFIVDWFALPATFDGLLSKPWTLITYGFLHASFLHILLNLIALFYFGNLFLEYFTPKQLINFYVLGTVFGGIVFLLSYNIFPAFSNQINQSILLGASAGISAIFIGIATYMPNYQLKLRFIGFIKLWHLAAIWVALDVIQIPAGNAGGHLAHIGGALFGFLFVSFASNTKIDLLKPIRELFSKKRKPLKTVHKSKNVRKKKDVKSNNQQQIDGILDKISKSGYDTLTKEEKAFLFKQGKK from the coding sequence ATGGACATCTTAGAAAACATAAAAATTAGATTTAAAAAAGCCAATATTGTAGAACAATTAATCTACATAAATTTAGGCGTTTTTTTTATTGTGTTTTTATTTAACACATTCGGTTTTTTATTTAATGTTAATTCAAACTTTATTGTTGATTGGTTTGCGCTACCAGCTACTTTTGACGGATTATTAAGCAAACCTTGGACACTAATTACCTACGGATTTTTACATGCTAGTTTTTTACATATTTTATTAAACCTAATTGCCTTGTTTTATTTTGGAAATTTATTTTTAGAATACTTTACTCCAAAGCAGCTAATCAACTTTTATGTGTTAGGAACCGTATTTGGCGGAATTGTATTTTTGTTAAGCTATAATATATTTCCTGCTTTTTCAAATCAAATAAACCAAAGCATATTATTAGGTGCTTCAGCAGGTATTTCTGCCATTTTTATAGGAATTGCTACGTATATGCCAAATTATCAGTTAAAGCTTCGTTTTATTGGTTTTATTAAGTTGTGGCATTTAGCAGCAATTTGGGTTGCCCTAGATGTAATACAAATCCCAGCAGGGAATGCTGGTGGACATTTAGCACATATTGGAGGTGCATTGTTTGGCTTTTTATTTGTGAGCTTTGCAAGCAACACAAAAATTGATTTATTAAAACCGATAAGAGAACTGTTTAGTAAAAAAAGGAAGCCCTTAAAAACTGTCCATAAATCTAAAAATGTTAGAAAAAAGAAAGATGTAAAATCAAATAATCAACAACAAATCGATGGCATCTTAGATAAGATTAGTAAATCTGGTTACGATACGTTAACTAAAGAAGAAAAGGCATTTCTTTTTAAACAAGGAAAGAAATAA
- a CDS encoding endonuclease/exonuclease/phosphatase family protein, with protein MKKYSLIKKLLYLINSIVAAILLLSYLLPFISPKSVPTFAVLSLLVPFLIIANLLFLIYWLIKLKKQFLLSAVVLGIGWLFSSPFYKLSGTNNVLNSDVKVMSYNVRTFNYYKWNKDKNAAQKTFEFITEKEPDILAIQEFYESDKISFTYPYKYIKTKSKNNKFGLAIYSKFKIIRQGSLDFANSTNNAIYIDILKDKDTIRVYNLHLESLKINPDKENFGEENSEKLLKRLKSSFTKQTNQTEVFLAHEKQWKGKKIICGDLNNTAYSWVYNQIANNKKDAYIEAGKGFGKSFNYFFPVRIDFILTNENTEVTRFRTFPVKYSDHFPILANLNWE; from the coding sequence ATGAAGAAGTATTCCCTCATTAAAAAATTACTGTACCTAATAAATTCAATTGTCGCTGCAATTTTATTACTATCCTATTTATTGCCGTTTATTTCACCAAAATCAGTTCCAACCTTTGCTGTACTTAGCTTATTAGTTCCATTTTTGATTATAGCAAATTTATTATTTCTAATTTATTGGTTGATAAAATTAAAAAAACAGTTTCTTCTTTCAGCTGTAGTTTTAGGGATAGGATGGTTATTTTCATCACCTTTTTACAAACTTTCAGGAACAAACAATGTCTTAAATTCTGATGTTAAAGTGATGAGTTATAATGTACGAACATTTAACTATTACAAATGGAATAAAGACAAAAATGCCGCTCAAAAAACGTTTGAATTTATTACTGAAAAAGAACCAGATATTCTTGCTATTCAAGAGTTTTATGAGTCAGATAAAATTAGTTTTACCTATCCGTATAAATACATAAAAACGAAATCAAAAAACAACAAGTTTGGCTTAGCAATCTACTCTAAATTTAAAATAATTAGGCAAGGATCTCTAGATTTTGCAAACAGCACAAACAATGCTATTTATATTGATATTCTTAAAGATAAAGACACTATAAGAGTATATAATTTACATTTAGAATCTTTAAAAATTAATCCTGATAAAGAAAATTTTGGAGAAGAAAACTCAGAGAAATTATTAAAGCGATTAAAATCTTCATTTACAAAACAAACAAATCAGACTGAAGTTTTTCTTGCCCACGAAAAACAATGGAAAGGAAAAAAAATTATCTGTGGCGATTTAAATAACACAGCATATTCTTGGGTGTATAACCAGATTGCTAATAATAAAAAAGATGCGTACATCGAAGCTGGTAAGGGATTTGGGAAAAGTTTTAATTATTTTTTCCCTGTAAGAATTGACTTTATTTTAACAAATGAAAATACTGAAGTTACTCGTTTTAGAACATTTCCAGTAAAATACTCCGACCACTTCCCTATCCTTGCCAATCTTAATTGGGAATAA
- a CDS encoding ABC transporter substrate-binding protein, with translation MIRTQKIIFAKIKFKNNILLSTIVAFILLLFSCTQEQSKFDDTQVFRYNEHKNINTLDPAFSKDLRTIWATTQLFNGLVQLNDSLEVEPDIAKSWTISDDGIHYDFNLRKDIQFHKHILFGKDSTRNVVAKDFEYSFNRLIDPKVASTGKWVLEFVDRFKAKNDSTFSITLKKPFPPFLSLLSMKYCSVVPKEAIDYFGDRFRANPIGTGPFTFKLWVENTKLVFRKNKFYHEKDDKGNQLPYVEAVAITFLPDKQSEFLQFIQGNLDFLNSIDVSYKDDLLTSKGQLQTNYTDKINMISSPYLNTEYLGVYTDSEEKEANAIKIRKAMNYGFDRVKMIKYLRNGIGTPAINGFIPKGLPSFSNMKGYTYQPKKAEQLIKEYIEESGNSSPAITVSTDSQYLDLCEFVQREMQKIGLKVIVEVLPPSTLREQKAKGQLSIFRGSWVADYPDAENYLFIYHSKNFSPKGPNYTHYSSEIFDNLYEEAVQTLDVKKRHFLYRKMDSLVMDSAPVIPLYYDVALRFTHKNVKDLGINPINHLVLKNVKKTK, from the coding sequence GTGATTAGAACTCAGAAAATAATATTTGCTAAAATAAAATTTAAAAATAATATTTTATTAAGCACAATTGTAGCCTTTATATTGTTACTATTTTCGTGCACTCAAGAACAATCAAAATTTGATGATACACAAGTTTTTAGATATAACGAGCACAAAAACATCAATACCTTAGATCCAGCGTTTTCTAAAGATTTACGAACCATTTGGGCAACTACGCAATTGTTTAACGGATTAGTACAATTAAATGATAGTTTAGAAGTTGAACCTGATATTGCTAAAAGTTGGACTATTTCTGATGACGGAATTCACTATGATTTTAATTTAAGAAAAGATATTCAATTTCATAAGCATATATTATTCGGAAAAGACTCTACAAGAAATGTAGTTGCAAAAGATTTCGAATATTCTTTTAACCGATTAATAGACCCAAAAGTAGCATCCACAGGAAAATGGGTATTAGAATTTGTTGATCGTTTTAAAGCAAAAAATGATTCTACGTTTTCAATCACATTAAAAAAACCATTTCCGCCATTCTTAAGTTTATTAAGTATGAAATATTGTTCAGTAGTCCCGAAAGAAGCTATTGATTATTTCGGAGACCGTTTTAGAGCAAATCCAATTGGTACAGGACCGTTTACGTTTAAATTATGGGTGGAGAATACGAAGTTGGTTTTTAGAAAAAATAAGTTTTATCACGAAAAAGACGATAAAGGAAATCAATTACCTTATGTAGAAGCAGTTGCTATTACTTTTTTGCCTGATAAACAAAGTGAGTTTTTACAGTTTATTCAAGGGAATTTAGATTTTTTAAATAGTATTGATGTTTCTTATAAAGATGATTTATTAACGTCTAAAGGACAATTACAAACTAATTATACTGATAAAATTAACATGATTTCAAGTCCGTATTTAAACACAGAATATTTGGGTGTTTATACAGATTCTGAAGAAAAAGAAGCCAATGCTATTAAGATTAGAAAAGCGATGAATTATGGTTTTGATAGAGTAAAAATGATAAAGTATTTACGGAATGGTATTGGTACGCCAGCAATAAATGGATTTATACCAAAAGGATTACCCTCTTTTTCGAATATGAAAGGATATACGTATCAACCTAAAAAAGCAGAGCAATTAATTAAAGAATATATTGAAGAATCTGGTAATTCATCACCAGCGATAACAGTTTCAACAGATAGTCAATATTTAGATTTGTGCGAATTTGTACAACGAGAAATGCAAAAAATAGGCTTAAAAGTTATTGTTGAAGTTTTGCCTCCATCAACATTGAGAGAACAAAAGGCTAAAGGACAATTGTCAATTTTTAGAGGTAGTTGGGTTGCAGATTATCCTGATGCGGAAAACTATTTATTTATTTATCATAGTAAGAACTTTTCACCGAAAGGGCCTAATTACACACATTATTCAAGTGAAATATTTGATAATTTATATGAAGAAGCAGTACAAACTTTAGATGTTAAAAAACGTCATTTTTTGTATAGAAAAATGGATAGTTTAGTTATGGATTCTGCGCCAGTTATTCCTTTGTATTATGATGTTGCGTTACGTTTTACTCACAAAAACGTTAAGGATTTAGGGATTAATCCAATCAATCATTTGGTACTTAAGAACGTTAAAAAAACAAAATAG
- a CDS encoding DUF4442 domain-containing protein yields MYAKLQKIAEKFISKSSIYKYGFNLSPMYSRSTGRIVEVSKDLLSVKVKIKLSYKNSNYVGSIFGGSLFSATDPIFMIQLLNILDRNYVVWDKEATIKFKRPAFETCYVDFMFTEEEITQLKKEVADKKEIDLVKNIYITNKDKTIVFAEVSKTIYVADKLYYKDKKVKRNNKK; encoded by the coding sequence ATGTACGCTAAACTCCAAAAAATAGCAGAAAAATTTATAAGTAAAAGTTCTATCTATAAATATGGGTTTAATTTATCACCTATGTACAGTAGATCTACAGGAAGAATAGTTGAAGTTTCTAAAGATTTATTGTCTGTTAAGGTTAAAATTAAACTGTCTTATAAAAATAGTAACTATGTAGGGTCTATTTTTGGTGGAAGCTTGTTTTCTGCTACCGATCCAATATTTATGATTCAGTTATTAAATATTTTAGATAGAAATTATGTAGTTTGGGATAAAGAAGCTACAATAAAATTTAAAAGACCCGCTTTTGAAACTTGTTATGTAGATTTTATGTTTACCGAAGAAGAAATTACGCAATTAAAAAAAGAAGTTGCAGATAAAAAAGAAATCGACTTAGTAAAAAATATTTATATAACAAATAAAGATAAAACTATAGTTTTTGCTGAAGTTTCTAAAACAATCTATGTTGCTGATAAGCTATACTATAAAGATAAAAAAGTAAAGAGAAATAATAAAAAGTGA
- a CDS encoding antibiotic biosynthesis monooxygenase — protein MIEDTLKPPYYAVIFTTTLTDKTEGYLEMADKMEALAKQQKGYLGIESARSEVGITVSYWESLEAIINWKNNIEHSEARNLGREKWYQQYQLRISKVEREYGFKKY, from the coding sequence ATGATTGAAGACACGCTAAAACCACCTTATTATGCCGTTATTTTTACAACTACACTGACTGATAAAACAGAAGGTTATTTAGAAATGGCTGATAAAATGGAAGCACTCGCAAAACAGCAAAAAGGATATTTAGGTATTGAATCTGCTAGGAGTGAAGTTGGAATCACAGTTTCTTATTGGGAAAGTTTAGAAGCAATAATAAATTGGAAAAACAATATAGAACACTCTGAAGCTAGAAATTTAGGAAGAGAAAAATGGTATCAACAATATCAACTTAGAATATCGAAAGTAGAAAGAGAATACGGATTTAAAAAATATTAG
- a CDS encoding GNAT family N-acetyltransferase, with protein sequence MIFETERLLVRKLVLEDAQPFYELESNPKVLQYATGDVKNEAACFNELQELIAKYEKPTNDFWIYAVIRKSDLNFVGTVALVKDDEDDEIGYRFLEKFWENGYGFEVCEELINYCKQIKINKLIAYVVDENVASTKIIERLKFKSVRQFISDDIKLPETKYELYL encoded by the coding sequence TGATTTTTGAAACAGAACGTTTATTAGTTAGAAAACTTGTTTTAGAAGATGCCCAGCCTTTTTATGAACTAGAAAGTAATCCGAAAGTTTTGCAATATGCAACTGGAGACGTTAAAAATGAAGCAGCTTGTTTTAATGAACTTCAAGAGTTAATTGCTAAATATGAAAAACCTACGAATGATTTTTGGATTTATGCTGTGATTCGAAAGTCAGACCTTAATTTTGTAGGAACCGTTGCGTTAGTAAAAGATGATGAAGACGATGAAATTGGTTATCGTTTTTTAGAAAAATTTTGGGAAAATGGTTATGGTTTTGAAGTGTGTGAGGAATTAATTAATTATTGTAAACAGATAAAAATAAACAAGTTAATTGCTTATGTAGTTGACGAAAACGTTGCTTCTACAAAAATAATAGAGCGTCTAAAATTTAAATCCGTAAGACAATTTATTAGCGATGACATTAAATTACCAGAAACTAAATACGAACTTTATTTATGA